A genomic window from Ascaphus truei isolate aAscTru1 chromosome 1, aAscTru1.hap1, whole genome shotgun sequence includes:
- the SMIM18 gene encoding small integral membrane protein 18, translating to MASLSSWKNETALVQQQVGFQVQRIYPFHDGWNTACFVILVLFILTVLSLVLLAFLYEMLDCCCCAKHKTVKDLENEPNPVRALMSSMKKRKTEVV from the coding sequence ATGGCATCTCTCAGCTCCTGGAAGAACGAGACGGCCTTGGTCCAGCAGCAAGTTGGGTTTCAGGTGCAGAGGATTTACCCTTTCCATGATGGCTGGAACACAGCCTGCTTCGTGATCCTAGTGCTGTTTATCCTGACCGTGCTGTCGCTGGTGCTGCTGGCTTTCCTATACGAGATGCTGGACTGCTGCTGTTGCGCCAAGCACAAGACGGTCAAGGACCTGGAGAATGAGCCAAACCCCGTCAGAGCGCTCATGAGCAGTATGAAGAAACGCAAGACCGAGGTGGTGTAA